DNA sequence from the Toxoplasma gondii ME49 unplaced genomic scaffold asmbl.1665, whole genome shotgun sequence genome:
CTCAGCAGACGCGCCACATTTTGCCTTTCGGCAGTCTCTTTCCCGGAGGCATTCTCGGGAAAATCATGCAGAAACTGATGCGGTCCTACATCATGTTTTTCCACCCAGTGCTTGCGAACTTCAAGGGGCTCCTAGCGCTCTTCCTCGGTGTCCTCTGCAAGGTCCGTCTCCCGCAGCTGATTAACGCAGTCTTTGGAGCGATCTTCCGGGCAAAACGTCGCGCCGGGCGCTACATCCACAAATTCTTCTTTAAAACCATTTCTCTCCGCAAAGACATCACCGGGAAGATCCTCGTTGACGATCTAGTCAGGGGGTCGGGAGCCGTGATGATCACTCTGCTCTTTCAGCTCCACGGTGTTGATATCGATGCCATCAGTCGACGTGGAGGGGCCGTCGAGTCAGGCGTTCTCGCCGGCCAGGGCGTGTGGACCTTGTCCGATGGTCTCTTCGTCGGCTTGAAGGATTTCGGCCAACTCTTCCGAGCCTATTTTGAACGATACGTAAATCTCACATCCGCAATCCACACCTACTGCGCAAAGGTACGAACGTGCGCCGGCAAAACGACGCAGCGCACGAGACGGAAAAAGTGAAATACAAAGCAGTCTTGATGTGACAGAAAACGGACCATGTGGTAGATGGGAG
Encoded proteins:
- a CDS encoding rhoptry neck protein, putative (encoded by transcript TGME49_327200~Predicted trans-membrane domain (TMHMM2.0):28-51) — encoded protein: QQTRHILPFGSLFPGGILGKIMQKLMRSYIMFFHPVLANFKGLLALFLGVLCKVRLPQLINAVFGAIFRAKRRAGRYIHKFFFKTISLRKDITGKILVDDLVRGSGAVMITLLFQLHGVDIDAISRRGGAVESGVLAGQGVWTLSDGLFVGLKDFGQLFRAYFERYVNLTSAIHTYCAKQTTNFFTETELDEFYNGENVDRIPPRERLLAWLQIPMAA